In Yarrowia lipolytica chromosome 1F, complete sequence, a genomic segment contains:
- a CDS encoding uncharacterized protein (Compare to YALI0F21175g, weakly similar to uniprot|Q9USJ8 Schizosaccharomyces pombe Hypothetical 24.6 kDa protein), translating to MDPFEARMTMVELVGRLNASHSSESTLASFMMKHDDLKEDLYACIMEILESTAKDNVNMRNNIMWALGFLCMKIEEYESKRKRKIAEGTPVGDSKDMTFYNASLVNDLVKITTELVCSDDEIGRINKQSALLFLNKMKKRKLGTAAGKGPQGLEQIDRAIDILQKRQPPVQDETDLKLPMTNAQKLKRMEEDRERSKMERENAWVIGRNEDEFELQWDALDGGFTALDKYETQEENEMCQLAKFGLDLSAAVRYLAQGKRRRLEEPTPGRETMA from the coding sequence ATGGATCCTTTTGAAGCTCGAATGACGATGGTGGAGCTCGTGGGACGGCTCAACGCCTCACATTCGTCCGAATCTACCCTCGCTAGTTTCATGATGAAACACGACGACCTCAAGGAAGACCTCTACGCCTGTATCATGGAGATTCTCGAGAGCACAGCCAAAGACAACGTCAACATGCGTAACAACATCATGTGGGCGCTGGGCTTTTTGTGTATGAAGATTGAAGAGTACGAGAGTAAACGGAAACGCAAGATTGCTGAAGGCACGCCAGTCGGAGACTCCAAGGACATGACGTTCTACAACGCCAGTCTGGTCAATGATCTGGTCAAGATCACCACAGAGCTCGTGTGCTCAGACGACGAGATTGGCCGAATCAACAAGCAGAGCGCGTTGCTGtttctcaacaagatgaagaaaCGCAAACTGGGAACCGCAGCTGGTAAGGGTCCTCAGGGCTTGGAGCAGATCGACCGAGCTATTGACATTCTACAAAAGCGACAACCACCAGTACAGGATGAAACCGACCTCAAACTGCCCATGACAAATGCGCAGAAACTCAAGcgaatggaggaggaccgGGAACGTTCAAAAATGGAACGAGAGAATGCATGGGTGATTGGACGGAACGAAGACGAGTTTGAATTACAATGGGATGCCCTGGATGGCGGTTTCACGGCTCTGGACAAGTACGAAACCCAGGAGGAAAACGAAATGTGCCAGCTGGCGAAATTTGGACTGGACttgtctgctgctgtgaGATATTTGGCTCAGGGAAAGCGAAGACGGCTAGAAGAGCCAACGCCCGGGCGGGAAACTATGGcatag
- a CDS encoding uncharacterized protein (Compare to YALI0F21197g, similar to uniprot|Q8TGF1 Aspergillus fumigatus Carnitine acetyl transferase): MSDSTFAHQESLPKLPIPDLKDTCDNYLEALRPLQTAHEHERTERAVHEFLNTSGPILQEELKQYGKPRSSYIEQFWYDSYLNYDSPLVLNLNPFFLIEDDPTPVQQSQVDRAATLTTSSLRFIRALRREELPPDNVRGTKLCMYQYSRLFASARIPSANGCVMQSDSTSKHIVVLCRSQFYWFDVLDDNNDLIMVEKDIALNFETIIQDAEGTPITEIAKGAVGVLTTENRRVWASIRDQMNRATDSSNYECLKLIDSALFVVCLDHAAPESLSDLTRNALCGLSELQKGVQVGTCTNRWYDKLQIIVTQNAKAGVTFEHTGVDGHTVLRFVSDIYTDSILRFANTISGAAPSLWKTVSPDPAKRDPASFGNVSTTPRKLEWSIGPELQTALRFAETRNSDLIHQNEFECLSFNHYGKKAICEMGCSPDAFVQMVFQAAYYVLYGRVECTYEPAMTKTFLHGRTESIRSVTKESSEFCRKFCEDLPAETKLEYLRKACQQHTKNTKKSSQGLGQDRHLYALLCIWRRYLEESDDNDSTTSQTSIGSQTAVDIGDEMTPITGLGDVHLPKAGGSIPSIFSDPGWDKLNNTILSTSNCGNPALKLFGFGPTSPDGYGLGYIIKDDSITICASSKHRQTARFLETLSTVMMEIRLLFREVAKAKAQRPAGASRARSCERVPQVHTTKQVHFGRTLPRSRKPSETEIYDEEMSYLLGGYGYFDMADFENAADTERLGRKEIGRKLRLAEY, from the coding sequence ATGAGCGACAGCACCTTTGCTCACCAGGAGTCGCTGCCCAAGCTGCCCATTCCCGACCTCAAAGACACATGTGACAATTATCTGGAGGCACTGCGACCGCTGCAAACGGCCCACGAGCATGAACGAACAGAAAGAGCTGTCCACGAGTTTCTCAACACCAGCGGACCCATTctccaggaggagctcaagcagTACGGAAAGCCCCGATCGTCATACATTGAGCAGTTTTGGTACGATTCGTATCTCAACTATGACTCCCCCCTCgttctcaacctcaacccCTTCTTCCTCATTGAAGATGACCCCACCCCGGTTCAACAGAGCCAGGTCGATCGAGCAGCTACATTAACCACATCTTCTCTGCGGTTCATCCGAGCCCTCAGACGAGAGGAGCTGCCCCCAGATAACGTCCGAGGCACAAAGCTCTGcatgtaccagtactcgCGACTGTTTGCCAGTGCCCGAATCCCCTCTGCAAATGGCTGTGTCATGCAGTCTgactccacctccaagcaTATTGTTGTGCTCTGCCGATCGCAGTTCTACTGGTTTGACGTGTTGgacgacaacaacgacCTCATCATGGTGGAAAAGGATATCGCGCTCAACTTTGAGACTATCATCCAGGACGCAGAGGGTACTCCTATCACTGAGATTGCAAAGGGAGCCGTCGGAGTGCTCACCACAGAAAACCGACGTGTCTGGGCTTCTATCAGAGACCAGATGAACCGTGCCACCGACTCTTCCAACTACGAGTGTCTCAAACTCATTGACTCTGCTCTGTTTGTCGTCTGTTTGGATCACGCAGCCCCCGAGTCTCTTTCAGATCTCACCCGAAACGCCCTTTGTGGTCTTtcagagctccagaaggGTGTCCAGGTCGGAACATGCACGAACAGATGGTACGATAAGCTGCAAATTATCGTCACTCAGAATGCAAAGGCCGGGGTGACTTTCGAGCATACTGGTGTCGATGGTCACACCGTGCTGCGATTTGTGTCCGACATTTACACCGACTCCATTCTGCGGTTTGCTAACACCatttctggagctgctccttctctttGGAAGACAGTTTCTCCTGACCCAGCGAAGCGAGATCCAGCTTCGTTCGGTAACGTGTCTACCACTCCTCGAAAGCTCGAGTGGTCCATTGGTCCCGAGCTCCAAACTGCTCTACGTTTTGCCGAGACCCGGAACTCCGATCTCATCCACCAGAACGAGTTTGAGTGTCTTTCTTTCAACCACTACGGAAAGAAAGCCATCTGTGAGATGGGCTGTTCTCCTGACGCCTTTGTTCAGATGGTCTTCCAGGCTGCCTACTACGTTCTTTACGGACGTGTGGAATGCACTTACGAGCCCGCTATGACCAAAACCTTTTTGCATGGCCGAACCGAGTCCATTCGGTCAGTAACAAAGGAGTCGTCTGAGTTCTGCCGAAAGTTCTGCGAGGACCTTCCTGCTGAAACCAAGCTGGAGTACCTACGAAAGGCTTGCCAGCAGCACACCAAGAATACTAAGAAGTCCTCTCAAGGTCTTGGACAGGATCGTCATCTTTACGCTCTTCTATGCATCTGGAGACGATATCTTGAGGAGTCTGATGACAACGACTCAACCACCTCTCAGACCTCCATTGGTTCTCAGACTGCAGTTGATATTGGAGACGAGATGACTCCCATCACTGGTCTAGGAGACGTGCATCTTCCCAAGGCTGGTGGATCCATTCCCAGCATCTTCTCTGATCCCGGATGGGACAAGCTGAACAACACCATTCTGTCGACTTCCAACTGTGGTAACCCTGCTCTCAAGCTGTTCGGATTCGGTCCCACTTCTCCCGATGGATACGGTCTTGGTTACATCATCAAGGATGACTCTATCACCATCTGTGCATCTTCTAAGCATCGACAGACTGCTCGTTTCCTCGAGACTCTGTCCACTGTCATGATGGAGATCCGTCTCCTGTTTCGAGAGgtcgccaaggccaaggcccaGCGACCTGCTGGTGCTTCTCGAGCTCGGTCTTGTGAACGAGTTCCTCAGGTACATACCACCAAGCAAGTTCACTTTGGCCGAACTCTTCCCCGGTCCAGGAAGCCCTCCGAGACAGAGAtctacgacgaggagatgtCTTATCTTCTTGGAGGTTACGGATACTTTGACATGGCGGACTTTGAGAACGCGGCTGATACCGAGCGGCTGGGACGCAAGGAGATTGGTAGAAAGCTCAGACTGGCTGAGTATTAA
- a CDS encoding uncharacterized protein (Compare to YALI0F21219g, similar to Saccharomyces cerevisiae GRX5 (YPL059W); ancestral locus Anc_8.519, similar to wi|NCU04098.1 Neurospora crassa NCU04098. 1 probable glutaredoxin): MAFMQRSIFALRAATPAMRAPAFRIAPSMRRFISTETKDAIETAIGTAPVVLFMKGTPEFPQCGFSRATIQVLGHQGVDPQKFAAFNVLEDEELREGIKEFSQWPTIPQLYINKEFIGGCDIVMSMSQSGELAEMLQQQDLLAPEEEEHME; the protein is encoded by the coding sequence ATGGCCTTTATGCAGCGATCCATCTTTGCTCTCCGAGCCGCTACCCCCGCTATGCGGGCCCCCGCTTTCCGAATCGCCCCCTCCATGCGACGATTTATCTCcaccgagaccaaggatGCCATTGAGACCGCCATTGGCACTGCTCCCGTGGTTCTCTTCATGAAGGGCACACCCGAGTTCCCCCAATGCGGTTTCTCTCGAGCCACCATCCAGGTGCTTGGCCACCAGGGCGTCGACCCCCAGAAGTTTGCTGCCTTCAACGTTcttgaggacgaggagctgcgTGAGGGCATCAAGGAGTTCTCCCAGTGGCCCACTATCCCCCAGCTGtacatcaacaaggagttTATTGGCGGCTGTGACATTGTCATGTCTATGAGCCAGAGCGGCGAGCTCGCCGAGatgctgcagcagcaggatCTGCTTGCACccgaggaagaggagcaCATGGAGTAA
- a CDS encoding uncharacterized protein (Compare to YALI0F21241g, similar to uniprot|Q10167 Schizosaccharomyces pombe Hypothetical protein C26A3.14c, similar to Saccharomyces cerevisiae YKL018C-A; ancestral locus Anc_2.658), whose product MLPRFPPAIHTSLGCLLVPLSARATTRLLMLTQLGRLFHFSFDLVLVSTILAGVKRSTGLTIKTNDFENKDTRSYIERYLDVGEWVFDTSVAFMSTSSYFERRPPRF is encoded by the coding sequence ATGCTACCACGCTTTCCTCCTGCAATTCATACTTCTCTAGGATGTCTGCTGGTGCCTCTATCAGCACGTGCGACCACCCGCCTCCTCATGCTAACTCAGCTCGGTAGACTCTTCCACTTCTCCTTTGACCTTGTTCTGGTCTCCACCATTCTGGCCGGTGTCAAGCGATCTACTGGTCTCACCATCAAGACCAACGACTTTGAGAACAAGGATACTCGTTCGTACATCGAGCGATACCTCGATGTCGGCGAGTGGGTTTTTGACACCTCCGTGGCCTTCATGTCCACCTCCAGCTACTTTGAACGACGACCCCCGCGATTCTAA
- a CDS encoding uncharacterized protein (Compare to YALI0F21263g, weakly similar to uniprot|AAH44174 Brachydanio rerio 9430077D24 gene and wi|NCU07885.1 Neurospora crassa NCU07885.1 hypothetical protein, similar to Saccharomyces cerevisiae SWD2 (YKL018W); ancestral locus Anc_2.657): protein MESVPASIETYKTLKPSKTLRYHHNDPITSLDFDDTGAYAVTAGTDESIQLYSAHKGTHQRSSYSKKYGAHLARFTHNSMSIVYASTKEDDTIRYLSLHDNSYIRYFRGHKDKVHALNVSPISDVLLSASMDHTVRLWDLRSPHCQGVLNLVSPNLIAFDPRGLCFGVANTSAQDLSLYSVSAWGSDPFATFALPAPPGDGWASVEFSNDGKYILLATYGEQHHVIDAFTGNLTHKLVGHHPLRRDQDNMRGGSTHTAFSVDGRTVFGCSRDGKIIVWDLQDRVDERGRLYPSKALNCAPNAASPQILGVNPASMQLATADKELTFWLPEKDVAEPPKEA from the coding sequence ATGGAATCGGTTCCGGCAAGTATCGAGACATACAAGACGCTTAAGCCGTCCAAAACGCTCCGGTACCACCATAACGACCCCATCACATCGCTCGATTTCGATGACACTGGAGCCTACGCCGTCACAGCTGGAACAGATGAATCCATTCAGCTGTATTCGGCTCACAAGGGCACTCACCAGCGATCCAGCTACTCGAAGAAGTATGGCGCGCATTTGGCCCGGTTCACACACAACAGCATGAGCATCGTCTACGCTTCCACCAAGGAAGATGACACAATTCGATATCTGTCGTTGCACGACAATTCGTACATCCGGTACTTTAGAGGCCACAAGGACAAGGTGCACGCGCTCAACGTGTCTCCTATCAGTGATGTGTTGCTTTCGGCATCAATGGATCACACTGTGCGGCTATGGGATCTCCGGTCGCCCCACTGTCAGGGAGTTTTGAACCTGGTGAGCCCGAATCTGATTGCATTTGATCCCCGAGGTCTGTGTTTTGGCGTGGCCAACACATCGGCCCAGGACCTGTCTTTGTACTCTGTTTCTGCATGGGGATCCGACCCCTTCGCCACGTTTGCTCTTCCTGCTCCCCCTGGAGACGGATGGGCCTCTGTAGAGTTCTCCAACGACGGAAAGTATATTCTCTTGGCGACTTACGGAGAGCAGCACCACGTCATTGATGCTTTCACGGGTAATCTTACGCACAAGCTCGTTGGCCACCACCCCTTAAGACGCGATCAGGACAACATGCGGGGCGGCTCCACTCACACTGCATTCTCTGTGGACGGCCGCACAGTGTTTGGCTGCTCGCGAGACGGCAAGATTATTGTCTGGGACTTGCAGGACCGAGTCGACGAGCGAGGACGACTGTACCCTTCCAAGGCTCTCAACTGCGCACCCAACGCAGCCTCCCCTCAGATTCTTGGTGTCAATCCAGCCTCCATGCAACTGGCCACAGCAGATAAAGAGCTTACTTTCTGGCTGCCGGAAAAAGACGTGGCCGAGCCTCCAAAGGAGGCATAG
- a CDS encoding uncharacterized protein (Compare to YALI0F21285g, no similarity), with protein MPKIKNVSKLSPYTVIQCDACFTNMYYRDVLEHCVDEHQDWLHLMKMEDIVSRFFYLVPLNQTLDLDNNPDYELGSAYRAATTQRSALPQTSSREDLHNWPLEKPLLY; from the coding sequence ATGCCCAAGATTAAGAACGTGTCCAAGCTCAGCCCATACACTGTGATCCAGTGCGACGCATGCTTCACAAACATGTACTACAGAGACGTTTTGGAGCACTGTGTCGACGAGCATCAGGATTGGCTTCATCTCATGAAAATGGAAGACATTGTTAGCCGGTTCTTCTACCTGGTTCCTCTCAACCAGACTCTGGACCTGGACAACAACCCAGACTACGAACTTGGATCTGCGTATAGAGCAGCTACCACACAGAGATCTGCCCTTCCCCAAACGTCTTCTCGCGAGGATCTTCACAACTGGCCTCTAGAGAAGCCCCTGCTGTATTGA
- a CDS encoding uncharacterized protein (Compare to YALI0F21307g, similar to uniprot|Q04272 Saccharomyces cerevisiae YMR077C VPS20 and DEHA0E22154g Debaryomyces hansenii IPF 11162.1, similar to Saccharomyces cerevisiae VPS20 (YMR077C)) has protein sequence MGNQSSKGIKVTSQDKAILDLKLQRDKLKQYKKKIQVVLDSEVELAKDALKKGDKKRALLALRKKKYQEGMLIKTDEQLETLENLTSSIEFALVQKDVVYGLEQGNKVLKEINQEISLDRVERLRDETEEGIAYQEEVSAMLMSNISNADEEDVQAELEALEQQERAKLPQKQTTFPEVPKDKIEEPMDLPKVPEGIPEDKQPEKKEPLLA, from the coding sequence ATGGGCAACCAGTCGTCCAAGGGCATCAAGGTGACCAGCCAGGACAAGGCAATTTTGGATCTCAAGCTGCAACGTGACAAGCTTAAGCAatacaagaagaagatccaAGTTGTTCTCGACAGTGAGGTGGAACTGGCTAAGGATGCGCTCAAAAAGGGAGACAAGAAGCGGGCTCTGCTGGCTTtgagaaagaaaaagtACCAGGAAGGTATGTTAATCAAGACAGACGAACAGCTGGAAACTCTAGAGAATCTCACATCGTCCATAGAGTTTGCTTTGGTTCAGAAGGATGTGGTCTATGGTCTTGAGCAAGGAAACAAGGTGCTCAAAGAGATTAATCAGGAGATTTCATTGGATCGGGTTGAACGACTACGAGATGAGACAGAAGAGGGTATTGCAtaccaggaggaggtttcGGCCATGCTCATGTCCAACATTTCTAAcgccgacgaggaggacgttCAGGCCGAgttggaggctctggaacAGCAGGAACGAGCCAAGTTGCCCCAGAAGCAGACTACATTCCCCGAGGTCCCGAAGGACAAGATCGAGGAGCCTATGGACCTGCCCAAGGTTCCCGAGGGCATTCCGGAAGACAAGCAACCCGAGAAGAAAGAGCCTTTATTGGCGTAG
- a CDS encoding uncharacterized protein (Compare to YALI0F21329g, similar to uniprot|Q07844 Saccharomyces cerevisiae YLL034c), whose protein sequence is MAGKKPGKGRLQKQQEAKVYELTVDLMEEKCQADDSFCAKNLTNLEVFRYVQARGGPTGRLGKQELGRHVDAAITLLRQEEESGMFGGNPENGLNGDAMDVEEDIDIAEPASGPIFGAPAPEKKEDTSTASTPAVSTPILDSNSMNKSVVGLWNTTPAGGATPTAISGAATPVEGGDNEKKRKREKTKERAAKKQKVEHKSELSISLEDLGGIEKVIEQITKSVLVPLTHPEVYKTTGLTMPRGVLLHGPPGCGKTVLANAIANKAQVPFMSISAPSVVSGMSGESEKKIREIFEEARAIAPCLLFIDEIDAVTPKREGGGRGMETRIVAQLLTCIDDLNPEKNDFRPVIVLGATNRPDAIDPALRRPGRFDEEIAMAVPDRKSRELILKAITRPLKLNDDIDFELLAMRTPGYVAADLKALVTAAGSMALERAFKQLVENKEAGQETSDKIEEIKDTDSMDVEGAPQDGQPTEAVKTETDSISAGDVKEEPVETPVETPKPTTVITLPNPPHTSVWVDFLRMFPNPLTASQLQNMVIALNDFLMAIPLIQPSSKREGFATVPDVSWEDVGALAQVRQELHMAIVQPIRQPDLFKMVGVDAPGGVLLWGPPGCGKTLLAKAVASETAANFISVRGPELLNKYVGESERAIRQVFERAALSSPCIIFFDEFDSLAPRRDDGGSEHSSRLVNTLLTELNGLTERRGVYVIAATNRPDIIDPAMVRPGRLDKTLFVGLPDENERFEILSKVCRKRPLAADVNLRNIVADSRCGNYSGADLTQLANEAGLMALRQQVFTHGAEIIHDHKAAPPSSIEITNHHFEEAFNKIRPSVTDADRLKYDALKLTW, encoded by the exons atGGCAGGCAAAAAACCAGGCAAAGGCAGATTGCAGAAACAGCAAGAAGCAAAGGTCTATGAGCTCACCGTGGATCTCATGGAGGAGAAATGCCAGGCTGACGACTCTTTTTGCGCCAAGAACCTGACCAACCTCGAGGTGTTTCGTTATGTGCAGGCACGAGGAGGTCCTACTGGGCGTCTAGGAAAGCAGGAGCTGGGCCGGCATGTTGACGCAGCCATCACTTTGTTGCGACAAGAAGAGGAGAGTGGCATGTTTGGTGGAAACCCCGAAAACGGTCTGAATGGAGACGCGATGGATGTTGAGGAAGATATTGATATCGCTGAGCCTGCCAGTGGGCCTATTTTTGGAGCTCCTGCccccgagaagaaggaagacaCTTCTACAGCATCCACTCCGGCTGTCTCCACCCCTATCCTGGACTCCAACAGCATGAACAAGAGCGTGGTGGGTCTGTGGAACACCACGCCTGCTGGAGGTGCTACTCCTACAGCTATCTCGGGAGCTGCTACTCCTGTCGAAGGCGGAGACAacgaaaagaagagaaagcGAGAAAAAACTAAAGAGCGAGCCGCAAAGAAACAGAAGG TAGAACACAAATCAGAGCTTTCCATCAGCTTAGAAGATCTGGGAGGTATCGAGAAGGTTATTGAGCAGATCACCAAGTCTGTTCTGGTTCCTCTGACGCATCCCGAGGTCTACAAGACTACGGGTCTCACTATGCCTCGGGGTGTGCTTCTGCACGGTCCCCCTGGATGTGGTAAGACCGTTCTGGCCAATGCCATTGCTAACAAGGCTCAGGTTCCGTTCATGTCCATTTCCGCGCCCAGTGTGGTGTCCGGTATGTCTGGAGAGAGTGAAAAGAAAATCCGAGAGATATTCGAGGAGGCTCGGGCCATTGCTCCCTGTCTTTTGTTTATTGACGAGATTGATGCTGTCACTCCTAAgcgagaaggaggaggacgaggcaTGGAGACCCGAATTGTCGCCCAGCTGCTCACATGTATCGATGACCTGAACCCGGAAAAGAATGATTTCCGACCCGTGATTGTTCTTGGAGCTACTAATCGACCTGATGCAATCGACCCTGCTCTGCGACGACCCGGTCGAttcgacgaggagatcGCCATGGCTGTTCCAGACCGAAAGTCCCGAGAACTCATTCTCAAAGCCATCACACGGCCTCTTAAGCTCAATGACGACATTGActtcgagctgctggccatGCGAACTCCCGGTTATGTGGCTGCTGATCTCAAGGCTCTAGTTACTGCTGCAGGCTCTATGGCTCTGGAACGAGCCTTCAAGCAGCTCGTGGAGAATAAGGAGGCTGGTCAGGAAACAAgcgacaagattgaggagatcaaggaTACAGATTCTATGGATGTGGAGGGTGCCCCCCAAGATGGGCAGCCCACTGAAGCTGTCAAGACTGAAACAGACAGCATAAGTGCCGGTGATGTGAAGGAAGAGCCCGTTGAAACGCCTGTTGAGACCCCCAAGCCCACTACTGTTATCACTCTCCCCAACCCCCCTCATACTTCTGTTTGGGTTGATTTCCTGCGAATGTTCCCCAACCCCCTGACTGCTTCTCAACTTCAGAACATGGTCATTGCCCTCAATGATTTCCTGATGGCTATTCCTCTAATCCAGCCCTCTTCCAAGCGAGAAGGATTCGCAACTGTTCCCGATGTCTCCTGGGAGGACGTTGGTGCTCTGGCTCAGGTTAGACAGGAGCTTCACATGGCCATTGTCCAACCCATTCGACAACCGGATCTGTTCAAGAtggttggtgttgatgcTCCTGGAGGAGTGCTTTTGTGGGGACCCCCTGGTTGTGGTAAGACCCTGCTTGCTAAGGCTGTGGCTTCCGAAACTGCCGCCAACTTCATCTCTGTACGAGGACCCGAGCTTCTCAACAAGTACGTGGGTGAAAGTGAACGTGCTATCCGACAGGTGTTTGAGCGAGCTGCTCTATCGTCACCCTGCATTATCTTCTTTGATGAGTTTGACTCTCTGGCTCCTCGACGAGACGACGGCGGATCCGAGCATTCTTCCAGACTTGTCAACACTCTTCTTACCGAGCTTAACGGTCTCACTGAGCGAAGAGGTGTGTACGTTATCGCTGCCACTAACAGACCAGATATTATTGATCCCGCCATGGTTCGACCCGGTCGTCTGGACAAGACTCTGTTTGTGGGCTTGCCCGACGAGAATGAACGGTTTGAAATTCTGTCGAAGGTGTGTCGAAAGCGACCCCTGGCTGCTGATGTCAACTTGCGGAACATCGTTGCGGACTCTCGATGTGGAAACTACTCCGGTGCCGATCTCACCCAGCTGGCCAACGAGGCTGGTCTCATGGCTCTCAGACAGCAAGTGTTCACCCATGGAGCTGAAATAATTCACGATCACAAggcagctcctccaagcAGCATTGAGATTACTAACCACCATTTTGAGGAAGccttcaacaagatccGACCTTCAGTCACTGACGCAGATCGGCTCAAGTACGACGCTCTCAAGCTCACTTGGTAA